The genomic DNA aataaatatattgtttgtatcGAAAAAGTTTTATGCATCGTTAAAAAACTGTATTCTATCCGTCGTTGAATCaattttaatttgtcatttttGCGAAGAGCcacaatgtattttatagttttaaatgtaattgaagaaaataatttttgtCTGATGGATGAGAAATTTGTTTACACATTTGTGTTTATTTCCTTCATCTTTCAGGAGACGTTCTCGTAGCCGCAAAAGATCAAGGTGAGGCCTTGATGTTCAGATCTAATTCTTGTCAAAAGAGAAGTACAATATATAAGCCTTACTCTGGTAAAATGGCTCTTAATGAATGCAATTGTGTAAAGTCTCATCCCTGACTAgtctgtacagtctgcacaagctaatccgCTATAATagtatttttcagaaaaaaatcatCTTAGCCAAAATCCGGTttttgcagaaagtgttgtccctgattatgctgtgcaggctgcacaggcttatccaggacaccactttacgcacaggcGTTAAGCCTCaatttcacagagtgaggctcaataCAAAATAATGTCCTTGCTTTGTTGATGGCCTACGGCACTGAATGTTTCCCTGTAAGACTCAGTAACAAATCAGTTTTCCAAATTACTAGCCTGAAAGCCCAGGACAATCTATTGGGGCAGCTTTGATCTGCATGCCTGGAAACACAAGTACAATGTGCCTCACTAGTAGTGAAACTTTAAGATCAATAATAAGTTAATTGTTatggtatttatttttataaaatagtgAATGTTAATAATTATGATTGACACATGCCTGGATAGGCAAGTCCTTCCCCACAAATCTTGTAAATACTGACTGGTAGGTCTTAATTTTCCCACTCGTTTTGCAGGAGCAAGAAACGCAGTAGATCGCCGCGGCATAGTTCTCACAAGAGAAAATCTCGCAGTCGATCCAGGAAACGTAACTCTAGCAGGTAGACTGTCTTAGTCCTGGCTGACTCACTTCCCTTGTTCAGTTCTTTCTGGCGAGTTGATTTTGACACTGTTGATATTTACTGTTGCTTTTTATTCTGTCCTTAAGTTAGGATGTGATATTGTCTCTGTGGTCATAATATGAGGtgactgacagaaaatgtacAATGTATCATCAAAGTGGAAAAACAGTTAAGCGCACTGTCTTTTGACAGCTCGTgttgttcatttaaatataaactgaGTGATGACTTCGCAGAGCTTGCAAAGAAAATATTAGGTTGTACTGTAAATTTTTCATAAACCTTTTAtgtgaaatacaattatttctgttACCAAGAGGTTAAAATGATGATGAGTAATTCAGTGCATTCAAAGTTGTTAaacttgaaaaaaacaactttaaagaGCCATAAAGACATATCACTCATACTAGTTTTTGCATTTGAAGGGATATTGAAATCGGTCATGGTTTTCAAAAATATGCAAGCAACTTTAAATGTGGAGAAATTTGTACTGttgttatatatttcaaatagGTTACGATGCTTTGAATATTGTAGAATATCTGTTTACATAAGGGCTTATAGTAAAGCTTTAAAGAAGGTGAAGAAGACACTAACTAAGTGAACCCTATATCGTTCTTTTCGGTATTTGTAACATGTTGAGGATGTTTGCATGTGTGGTTTCTGTTGTATTAACAaggaaaatgtttattgttttaaccGTCCTAAAAATATCCTTCATGTATTTCCATGAATTAAGGAGCAGAACATGAACTGAATGAAATAGAATGTTTATGCtcccgaagggtggcatatagtttttgaactgtccgtcagtccgtccgtccgcctgtccgtccgtccgaaaactttaacattgcccataacttttgcaatattgaagattgcaacttgatatttggagtgcatatgtatctcatggagctgcacatttttagtagtgaaaagtcaaggtcaagttcatcctccaaggtcaaaggtaaaatatattgctttaaagcggcgcagtagggggcattggtgtttctgacaaacacagctcttgtttcaagttggttttttgaaaacaaatgtgtcaaaatgatgcaagcTTAATTTTTTTCCAGGAGTCCAAAATGAGAATATTGTAACTTGCTTGCATCAACATGCACGATTCTGATTCAATTGAAATCACTGCTAATAAATTGGGAAGATGCATCTAGTTGAGTCGGCATAGATCTTTGAAGTTTGGCAGAACTATAGCGATAAGTCTGTGTGTCCATGTTATATTATATAGTGGATTATTCTTTGTCCAGACGTGTTTTTGGGGCATGATTGTCTGTTACACATGTCTTGTTTATGTTGGACATTTTAACGATACAGTACATTATGAAGTATGAAGTATGACAAGTGTTTGGTATGCACATTCAAAGGAATACTTTTATCAATTTTTTCAATACTTGGGATAATCCAGAGATACGTATACATTTTCACCGTAATTTCAAGGTCATTATAATACAATTGATAGCCTTCGCAAgatacaaatgttatatattATGTTCGATTAAATAATGTGTGACATTTTCATTTGACTTCCTTCATTCCAGTTGTCGTGTGGCATGTCAGAGGTGATGGAGTAATGTTAAATATTACTGTTCGTTGTTTATGAGGGCTTTTATAACGAATGATATAATTAAAGTTAAGTACCATTATTCGCTTTCtctttatgttaaatgtgtgtacATGCTCTGCGTTTTATTATAAAAGCCTACGTATTTCTGGATTATCATTGGTATATTGACTATTGTGTGAAACTATGAAACTATGTTATTATATCAGTTATGAAGTGttatttttctaaatataaaattttaaccAGTCGGTTTTTTTAGAGTTGGAATACGCACTGTTAATTGCTATCtatcataatattatttatttattctaccAGTGGACACAAACTCCGACGCCGGAAAGAAACTATACAACACCTGTCCCAGGGTGTCCCAAAAATGAACAGTAGCAAAGAAGGTAGGATCACAATAATATCTACTGAATCAATCAGTTTACAGCagaaataattttgacaaaataatgttttttttctgtaagTAATGATACTCGTAACATCTAGAAAACGTCGTTAATGACTCCGCCTTGATTGCTTTTACCCCACCTGAGTACGATGTGCTTATGATGAGTTTTGTTATCGCCTGTTTTTTCTTCGTTAGTCGTCAGTCAAGAATCTTCGACTTGTGAACACATTAAAagctgtacatgtatatatgaccAAATTGTTATGGCACTTAGAACATTTAGCCTCATGATATACTGGGCGCGTTTGAAACTGTGGCTTGTATGTTAAGAAAGTAGGTCATGATGTTGATTTACAGAACGAGCTTGTACACTCTAGGTCCACAATTATTGCTTGATCTTCATAAAACATTGAttatttgtccaaatgatatattgGTCGAGTTTAAAACTTGTATACGTGGGTTCTAATACCATACcacttatataaataaaagaaatcgCCTGTTAACATCATAGAGGCAACATGTTCCCAATGTCCATGAATGTTGatcagaacattggtttcaatGTTATATCGGCCGATTGTGTAACTGGTTTACGTGGGTTCGAGCACATCATGTAACGaaatcaaatataagaaaaaaagttGTTCACACTCTTAAGTCAATTGTTTAAGCCACACATTCATGCAATTGGTCATAACATTTTATCTGAAGATTCTGGAAGTGTATTACAACGGGATAACCCGTAGGTTACTAGGTCaggattaaaaaaacaacaacatgtgaacactctaaatgTAACTTGGATGGCCCAATCTTTgagacacttggtcagaacatatttcttaatgatatctcagacgagtttgaaaatgcttaATGTTGGGATAAAAACTACCTTTCTTGGTCAGATAATAAAAACTTGGGACCACTCCTTAGGTAACTTGTATTCCAGTATCATCCGGAAACGTCATACgaacatttgtatgcccccggatcgaatgatcgggggtatattgttgttggcctgtctgtctgtaattctgtttgtctgtcattctgtcccaaaactttaacctaaatcataacttttgcaatagttCAGATAgtaacttgaaatttggcatgcatgtgtatctcatggaactgcttATTTTTAGTTGTAacagtcaaggtcaaggtcattcttcaaggtcaaaggtcaaatatatggcttcaaagcggcgaaatagggggcattgtgtttcacaaacacagctcttgatCCCCATGAAATGTTGGGCAAATTCAAAACTGGGTTCAAAATTAGATCACTAGTTCATATTAAAGTAAAAGCTTGGGAACACCCTTGTGGCAACATTTATTGCTTAATCGCAATTAAACTTGGTCGGAAATCTTGCTATTATGATATCATCACGACCGTTTTAAAAACTGGGTCGCTTtggataaaaaactaggtcactacatACAAATAAAAGGAAAGGATTcggaacactatagaggccacacttattgctCAATCTGCACGTAACTTTTGTTAGCACATTAGTTATGGAGATATATTGACCATTATATGATATGGGCCATGTAGAGTCAAAAAGTCGGTCACTAGATTGATTTGAATATGAAGATTTCTGACACTTGAGGTCAGATGCATTTCAAAGTTTATGAAATCTATATAATTTGGTCGAACCAGATGATATCACAGACGAGTTCACAACTGGGACCATGGGGTCAACCATTAGGTCCATAGGTCAGGTTAAGAAACAAAAACACTCCTTTTTATTGTCCAATTGTCTCGAACCTTAAGCAAGGTCACACTTAGATACAAAGCTTGTGAACGCTCTAGAGGTCACTCTTATTTCCCAAGACCACATTTATTtcccaaacttcatgaaactaTGTCACCAGCCGCTAGTGTGGATGTTTGTCTAAAGTtgtctattcattacgttactcaCCATTCCTAGATAGATGAGCGGAGCGAAATCAGAtgccgtgggtatccgacgatgtaatttcatatgtaaaagaacggggctattaaatataaatatataaatgctttaTAAGTTTTGGTTGAATGCATACTGTGAGATATTTAAAGATAAATTCCAATTTGCAATGTCCAgagtttaatgttttattaatgaaCATCGTGTTTTTTAGCAGTTTAATCAAACCATTCTCTTTTCTTAACAATTGCCCCATCCTGGGTGTAACTTGCTTTCGTCATATGTATATACAGAAAACATGataccttttttttcaaaactataaAGCTGCATGATATTTGGTATTCAGCATATTTAGTGGTCCTTTACAAAATTGTGCTTCAATTATGCCACTGGGAGCAAACCTGGCGACACCCGGTAGTGAGGTCGCATGTGTACGAAGACTATTAGAAACACTACGTTAACAACCTAATCCGATGCCACAAGGCCCAAACATGTGTTATTTGTATACATATGGAAACCTTTTCTGATTGTCTTGTATTATATTCTTTCAAATCTTGCATATGTGGTTGAAATCGGTAATTTTTGTTCCTAATTGTGTATAGTGAAACCTGAATATTTAGCTTACATCATTTTATTATTTGCAAGTAAGCTGTAGATTTACAAGGCACACCAAAACTAAAAGTATGCATTTATATTAAGAGATGTCTTAAcgaaaaacatttcaaaatcaaaCCTTAAAAGTATATAGAACGGTAGGTTTGTAGGACCATAAAATGTAGGAAGGTCGGTTGGTTGGTTTGTAGACCTTTCCAATGATATTCAGAGAACGCTCTGCTCCGCAAATTGTTAATTTGTGTCACGGTTACTTTTGATAATAGGTAGACGCCTATCGAGTAAATAGGTCATAGGTCAGAGTGTCTCGTACAGTTGTTTTCTAACTATATTTTGCGATTGCTTTTACACATGATCATTTAAATTGTCAtactgaatttgttttaaaaaagccTCCAGTTTTTGAAGTCATTCGGTCCAGCGATTTTTTAACCTAATTAGGAAAAGTATCTGTAACAGCCCAATTAGGAAAATTAGCGCAATAAACAAACCTTACACTTTGAAAAGTTCCCATGTGAAATCTTAAAACTGGGCATTGtaggtatttttatttttttcgtacctaattatACGAACCCATCTATATATTCTTTAacattctttttagctcacctgcttgctcaggtgagctttagggatcggtctttgtccgtcgtccgtccgtcgtccacatttggtttgtaaacactaaAGAGgccttttccgatcttcatgaaacttggtcagaagatttatcccaacgATAACTCGAtctagttcgaaactgggtcatgcaaggtcaaaaactaggtcactagataaaaaacattgtaaaaaactgtaaaagtcacatttcatgccaaatcttcatgtaattttgtaaaatgtttgtctaaatgatatgttgatcGAGTCCCAAAGTGgttcggtccattgaaaaacatggccgccagtgagcggggcagtttttcttatttggctttaaagaaaccttgtgaacactctagaagtcacaatatttgcccaaGCATCATACCACTTGGttgaaacattggttttattgatatctcggacgagttctaaaatggtccagatcggtgataaaacatggccatcagggggggggcagttttctctatatgtatatagtgaaaacatcaaaacactctaaaagtcacatttttggtccaatcttcatgaaaatgggttagaacatttgtttcttagatacgtgagttaagttcgaaaatggttccggtccgatgaaatacatggctgccaggcggacgggacagttttcctttaacatatttatatagtaaaaaaggcttgtgaacagtcaagaagtcacatggtttgcccaatcatcatgaaacttggtcaaaacatttgttttatatatatctcagatgagttcgaaaatggtcccgtTCGGTCTAAAAACATAACCGccaggggggggcagttttcctcacatgactatagaaaaaccttttgaatactctagaagtcattTATTTTTCCTAATCATCGTGacacttagtcaatacattggttttattgataactcggacaagttggaaaatgactcagatcggtgaaaaaaacaaactttttagctcacctgattgctcagatgaggttttaggatcggtctttgtccgtcgacCGCCCGTCCGTCcgcatttggtttgtaaacactctagcattcatattttcaagcattttttatcaaagtgCTGAGAAGcgatatggccacaagatctcaatcaagtttgataatgagcaaagtCGCACaataaatgccagaattattgcccttagatggtcaaaattttcataatattatacaaaatccttgtaaacactctagaggtcacaattttgattCAGATTTAATGAATCttgttcataatatttatttttgtaagtaaagtttgatgtttggtcatgaggggtcaaaatataggtcaccaggtcaaatcttacaaaaacctcgtaaacactccatacgccagagtttttgttcaatattaatgaaacttgtacaggatgtttgtctggacactATCTAGGTCAAGTTGTACGTTTGGTTATGTGGGGACGaaatctaggtcatggggtctaatcttacaaaaaccttttaaacaaactagaggccatagttatggtccaataatgatgatacttgaccaggatgtttttcttgatgatatctaggcaaagtttgacattgtcATAATAACACATATTGCAAAAGAGCAAATGTTAAGAatgtaactttaaaaaaaaattgacaataatGAACAATTGTTTCTGATTATTGTATAAATTTGATCTTCACTAAAGTTGAAAAGCCTGGTTTTTAGATTGCGTCATGGTTGGAGTGCTTCCAGGTTGATGTTTGTTGGTCGATAATTGTGGTTGCATTGAAGGATATAAATGAAACTCGGGATATATCAAGCTTTAATTGAGACCTTTCTTTGAATTGTACTTGGGTGTGtagggtcaagatcaaggtcagtgttactaaaaataaaaagacTGTTTCACCTTAAGGTcgtaatatactaaatagtttccgtatataattcaatgtaaaagcgacaactttgagcgaaaataaatgcaacattttacgcatagagacccccataaccataccttttcttaaaggccattctaagcggaatcgatttatgcaataaaaaagataggtcatgttcaatccaagaaagaacttgacacgaatcaaaatcgactgtttttgcaacttttttcttagtgaaatgtaacctttttcagtgcaaggctctACTATAGTTTCCAAGTTTATAATATTTtagggattcggtcgtgaacacctatttatgccctaccattatctccgaaagataaaacccgaacaaaagtttaaagtgtaaaacatgccttcgagtcaattatgatatttttttttgagTACAGCCCTATATGAAACGATTATCCAGAAGACTGTTACCTTAATAACCGCTTAATGTTATGAGTTTGGATGTAAATATTTCACTGACATTTTGTTTGTAGCTTACATACAGACCTAGCTTTGGGCTGCATTTATAGCTATTTGGTCAAGATCACTGttagaagaaaacaaaaacagcaCAAAGGTGGTTTCAAGTCAGTTATTTCAGTTTTTATTGACCAATTTTGACAAAACATTGGATATAGCAAGCTTGCATGGAGAGCGTGCGTTGTATTTGAGGGCATGACTGGTCAAAGTTActgtttgcttaaattaaaaacagttttcagtCAATAGTAGTCATTTAGTCATtgatagtccaatcttcatggaacttggtccaaagatttgttctaatgaaagCTTGGCTGAGTTTTAAAATGGGTATGGTTCGTTaataaacatggccaccagggtagTAGCGGCAGTTTCCTAATATGACATTATATTAAAACCATGgtaacactctagttgtaatgcggatgttggtgcacaatgatgatgatgatgaccgaCCTTTGTCGTAATATCATATGGACACCATTCATAAGATAGATTACAACTTGAAACGTTTTAGGCCTACAGTTTGCAGTCAGTAGTTTGTGTGATTATCAGAGATTTGTGATTTTAgtaggttttattgttgtttcaattggaaatatcattgcaatgTGAGTCAGAAAATTGTTTCAgttgtttgaaaacaaaaatatgaactatttggtagtaaaaaaacaacaatttaacaaATCTTTTAAGAAGCACACAAAATGTTTGGtgaaaaagaaaagttgttttgcagttgtttttgcaaaaatagtgTATTTATGCTACAAATCTTTTGCGCATTTAAATAACAAGTAGTTaaacagttgttttgatatgatacattttccAATGTCATGTGTTTGGTGACTTCTGTATATACACATATTTGTAACTAtgagaaagatcaagtgatgttttgttctataaaaaaagatcaatatttaataaatgcaGGGACAGACGTGCCCGGAATGTGCCCAATCAGGCCTGTTGCTCAAACCAGTCAGTTGGGCTTCTTTTGCTCTGAAACTTTTGGTTTGTTAAGAATTGGGTTGTGAGTTGTGTTTGACATTTTAAAGAGCAAAAAATGATTGTACTGTCTACTGATTGGATAATCTACAAAGGGTTTATTCTGGATTCTTTCCTTCCTTTACATGGCAGTACTATTTAAAAATGTTGGGATCTGATTAAAAATGAATACTTTGTGTGCAATTTCTACGTGGATTAAGCTGTTTCCTTACCTTTAAGGTCTGAAAAtcacttttaattaaaataaaattagtaaGCGCTTTTAACTTGATATGATATTTGGGGTCGCCATAAagaaatggatatggtgtctgtctggctgccaggaggtcacgggttggatccccactgtgggagcattcttaagatctcccacaaagacaccaagtaatggAACTAGTGCCAAGAAACGGACACGAgaatgtttcaaataagccttaggcctTCCATGCAATCGAGCCGAAAAGGTTTAACATTTTTTATGATGATATCATAAACAGGGGCCTCAATTGTTTATGTACCTTAAATGTTTCAGATGGTCCAATGTCTAACCCTATGTCCAGTTTGCCTGGTGACCTATTTGGCAACCAGACCAGCATAGCAACCCCTGGTATGGGCCCCAGAATGCCTGCAATGCAGCCGGGACTAAGTCAAACCACACCTCCACTTGTAAGTCTTCTAATTATTTTGCACTGATTAATGTTATTTCGATCCACAACTTTGTACTCTTCCTATATTTATTGTGAGTCCGGTAGCGGAATTGAacgaaaaaaagtatatatatttccaaaatgggagctaaaaatccCCCCAAATTTCCCCCCAAAATACTATTTTTAGGTCTCAGTAGTTTGTTCTTTTTCTATCAATATAaattcaaccttagtaaatataatactgaaaacacttgtattcttaattttgaagcattttttttactGGTCAGGGGGTACCCAATGAGGTAATGGAACAGTTGATGCGTACTTTGAGATCTCCGACATCCccacagcagcagcagcaggttAAACAGATCCTGAAATCATATCCTCAGTTGATGGCAT from Dreissena polymorpha isolate Duluth1 unplaced genomic scaffold, UMN_Dpol_1.0 chrUn083, whole genome shotgun sequence includes the following:
- the LOC127864019 gene encoding CREB-binding protein-like — translated: MNSSKEDGPMSNPMSSLPGDLFGNQTSIATPGMGPRMPAMQPGLSQTTPPLGVPNEVMEQLMRTLRSPTSPQQQQQVKQILKSYPQLMALFIKQRNPPVQGAGGMAPGPMQPRPNNPQMQAMAGMQQNQTLSHPQHDML